Proteins co-encoded in one Streptomyces sp. NBC_01283 genomic window:
- a CDS encoding RNA polymerase sigma factor has protein sequence MFVSASTSRTLPPEIAESVSVMALIERGKADGQIAGDDVRRAFEADQIPATQWKNVLRSLNQILEEEGVTLMVSAAEPKRPRKSVAAKSPAKRTATKTVAAKTVTAKQATATAAPEASAVDVAAEDAPAKKVAAKKTTAKKAVAKKTVAKKATAKKSASKQDDEILDDEATEETPAKGKPGEGEPEEEGAKGFVLSDEDEDDAPAQQVAAAGATADPVKDYLKQIGKVPLLNAEQEVELAKRIEAGLFAEDKLANADKLAPKLKRELEIIAEDGRRAKNHLLEANLRLVVSLAKRYTGRGMLFLDLIQEGNLGLIRAVEKFDYTKGYKFSTYATWWIRQAITRAMADQARTIRIPVHMVEVINKLARVQRQMLQDLGREPTPEELAKELDMTPEKVIEVQKYGREPISLHTPLGEDGDSEFGDLIEDSEAVVPADAVSFTLLQEQLHSVLDTLSEREAGVVSMRFGLTDGQPKTLDEIGKVYGVTRERIRQIESKTMSKLRHPSRSQVLRDYLD, from the coding sequence TTGTTCGTGTCGGCCAGCACATCCCGTACGCTCCCGCCGGAGATCGCCGAATCCGTCTCTGTCATGGCGCTCATCGAGCGGGGAAAGGCTGATGGGCAGATCGCCGGCGATGACGTGCGTCGTGCCTTCGAAGCTGACCAGATTCCGGCCACTCAGTGGAAGAACGTTCTGCGCAGCCTCAACCAGATCCTCGAGGAAGAGGGTGTGACGCTGATGGTCAGTGCCGCGGAGCCGAAACGCCCCCGCAAGAGCGTCGCAGCGAAGAGCCCGGCCAAGCGCACCGCGACCAAGACTGTCGCGGCCAAGACGGTCACGGCTAAGCAGGCCACCGCGACCGCCGCCCCCGAGGCGTCGGCCGTAGACGTCGCAGCTGAGGACGCGCCCGCGAAGAAGGTCGCAGCCAAGAAGACGACGGCCAAGAAGGCCGTCGCCAAGAAGACCGTCGCCAAGAAGGCGACGGCCAAGAAGAGTGCGTCCAAGCAGGACGACGAGATCCTGGACGACGAAGCCACCGAGGAGACGCCCGCCAAGGGCAAGCCCGGTGAGGGCGAGCCCGAGGAAGAGGGCGCAAAGGGCTTCGTACTGTCCGACGAGGACGAGGACGACGCGCCGGCCCAGCAGGTCGCCGCGGCCGGTGCCACCGCCGACCCCGTCAAGGACTACCTGAAGCAGATCGGCAAGGTCCCGCTGCTCAACGCCGAGCAGGAGGTCGAGCTCGCCAAGCGCATCGAGGCCGGCCTGTTCGCCGAGGACAAGCTGGCGAACGCCGACAAGCTCGCCCCCAAGCTCAAGCGCGAGCTGGAGATCATTGCCGAGGACGGGCGCCGCGCCAAGAACCACCTCCTGGAGGCCAACCTCCGCCTGGTGGTCTCCCTGGCCAAGCGCTACACCGGCCGCGGCATGCTCTTCCTGGACCTCATCCAGGAGGGCAACCTCGGTCTGATCCGCGCGGTCGAGAAGTTCGACTACACCAAGGGCTACAAGTTCTCCACGTACGCCACCTGGTGGATCCGGCAGGCGATCACTCGCGCCATGGCCGACCAGGCCCGCACCATCCGTATCCCGGTGCACATGGTCGAGGTCATCAACAAGCTCGCGCGCGTGCAGCGCCAGATGCTCCAGGACCTGGGCCGTGAGCCCACCCCGGAGGAGCTGGCCAAGGAACTCGACATGACCCCGGAGAAGGTCATCGAGGTCCAGAAGTACGGCCGTGAGCCGATCTCCCTCCACACCCCCCTGGGTGAGGACGGCGACAGCGAGTTCGGTGACCTCATCGAGGACTCCGAGGCGGTCGTTCCGGCCGACGCGGTCAGCTTCACGCTCCTCCAGGAGCAGCTGCACTCCGTGCTCGACACCCTGTCCGAGCGTGAGGCGGGCGTGGTCTCCATGCGCTTCGGTCTCACGGACGGCCAGCCGAAGACCCTCGACGAGATCGGCAAGGTCTACGGGGTGACGCGTGAGCGCATCCGCCAGATCGAGTCGAAGACGATGTCGAAGCTGCGTCACCCGTCGCGTTCGCAGGTCCTGCGCGACTACCTCGACTAG
- a CDS encoding FadR/GntR family transcriptional regulator has translation MSTLAHTMMTAARSADSGLAGPGELDRYPYAEAPGADRVVAPSWDSADQDLGRVGRRSAGSRGRGLHGQLVQQLGQMIVSGDLGADRPLVPEEIGQRFEVSRTVVRESLRVLEAKGLVSARPNVGTRVRPVSDWNLLDPDIIEWRAFGPQRDDQRRELSELRWTIEPLAARLAAGHGREEVQQRLADMVEIMGHALSQGDGITFSRADAEFHSLLIQLASNRMLEHLSGIVSAALQVSGGPVVGCDRPTEASLVHHSRIVDALGAGDGPGAEAAMRQLLTVHPEVERVVPAPREH, from the coding sequence GTGAGTACCCTTGCGCACACCATGATGACCGCCGCCCGCTCCGCAGACTCCGGCCTCGCCGGCCCGGGCGAACTCGACCGCTACCCCTACGCCGAGGCCCCGGGTGCCGACCGCGTCGTCGCGCCCTCGTGGGACAGCGCCGACCAGGACCTCGGCCGCGTGGGACGACGCAGCGCCGGCAGCCGCGGCCGTGGCCTGCACGGCCAACTCGTCCAGCAGCTCGGCCAGATGATCGTCTCCGGCGACCTGGGAGCCGACCGTCCGCTGGTCCCCGAGGAGATCGGCCAGCGTTTCGAGGTCTCCCGCACCGTCGTCCGTGAATCGCTGCGTGTTCTCGAGGCCAAGGGCCTGGTCAGTGCCAGGCCGAATGTGGGCACGCGCGTGCGGCCCGTCAGTGACTGGAACCTGCTGGACCCGGACATCATCGAATGGCGCGCGTTCGGGCCGCAGCGTGACGACCAGCGCCGCGAACTCAGCGAGCTGCGCTGGACGATCGAGCCCCTCGCCGCCCGGCTCGCCGCGGGCCACGGCCGCGAGGAGGTGCAGCAGCGGCTCGCCGACATGGTCGAGATCATGGGCCACGCCCTGAGCCAGGGTGACGGGATCACCTTCTCCCGTGCCGACGCGGAGTTCCACTCGCTGCTCATCCAGCTCGCGAGCAACCGCATGCTGGAGCACCTGTCGGGCATCGTCTCGGCCGCGCTCCAGGTCTCGGGCGGCCCGGTCGTCGGCTGCGACCGCCCCACCGAGGCGTCGCTGGTGCACCACTCGCGCATCGTCGATGCCCTCGGGGCGGGCGACGGACCCGGCGCCGAGGCCGCCATGCGCCAGCTGCTCACCGTCCACCCGGAGGTCGAGCGCGTCGTGCCCGCCCCCCGCGAGCACTGA
- a CDS encoding ATP-binding cassette domain-containing protein, with protein MIQAIGLTSNPRQELPPAVDDVSFEARTGRVTALLGAQGAGKTTALRLMLEIQQGRGVTYFRGRPLHRITHPSREVGVLLGEVPGHPGRTVRGQLRMLCAAAGVPVQRADDVLEVVGLVSLRDQRLGTLSRGMDRRLGLACALLADPHTLVLDGPADGLSAREGGWLHGILRAHATQGGTVLFSTADPKEAARIADRVVTLEAGRLVADQEAGDFARTRLRPRVAVRSPHAARLGTLLSKEARAGQRSIEVVKEDGNRLSVYGSTCADIGETAFRHGILVHQLADEIGDAGPAAEAAVPAPEPVGAVPPGDADGGPAGDDSTAGAEASTPAEADPVPAPKNLIPLATTDPVTVTTPIAAAQPVPAVPSPLPPPICIRPARGPLRPLRYELRRATGVGTGYLTMAAVLAVSAVLCVFLARSGHTPQAHLLAAWPQELPLPPAALGAGLLGALAFGEEFRHPALAADRGTVPRRLGLLSAKLIVAAATALLLCLLVIASDAALLHLVYGEEVTRVPADWVSLSASWVALVAGCAWAGVLAGGVFRSTTAGLAAVLAVPILVVPLVQKALEGPSVRSAAGLPGRLRDLALVQWPFGVERYLAGGVRMVAQPVGSALMLSVTALLCAYLLTGMRGRAR; from the coding sequence ATGATCCAGGCCATCGGACTGACAAGCAATCCCCGCCAGGAGCTGCCGCCCGCCGTCGACGACGTGTCCTTCGAGGCGCGAACAGGCCGTGTCACGGCGCTGCTCGGCGCGCAGGGCGCCGGCAAGACGACGGCGCTGAGGCTCATGCTCGAAATCCAACAGGGCCGAGGAGTCACCTACTTCCGGGGGCGTCCGCTGCACCGGATCACCCATCCGTCGCGCGAGGTGGGCGTCCTGCTGGGCGAGGTTCCGGGGCACCCCGGCCGCACGGTCCGCGGTCAGCTGCGCATGCTGTGCGCGGCCGCTGGCGTGCCCGTCCAGCGCGCCGACGACGTACTCGAGGTCGTCGGTCTCGTCAGCCTCCGAGATCAGCGGCTCGGCACGCTCTCGCGAGGTATGGACCGCCGTCTCGGGCTGGCCTGCGCGCTGCTCGCCGACCCGCACACGCTCGTCCTCGACGGGCCCGCAGACGGGCTCTCGGCCCGGGAGGGCGGCTGGCTGCACGGGATTCTGCGCGCGCACGCCACCCAGGGCGGGACCGTCCTGTTCTCCACGGCCGACCCCAAGGAGGCCGCGCGGATCGCCGACCGCGTCGTCACGCTGGAAGCGGGCCGGCTGGTGGCCGACCAGGAAGCCGGTGACTTCGCCCGCACCCGGCTGCGCCCCCGGGTCGCGGTGCGCAGTCCGCACGCGGCGCGGCTCGGCACGCTGCTGTCCAAGGAGGCCCGTGCCGGGCAACGCTCCATCGAGGTGGTCAAGGAGGACGGCAACCGGCTCTCGGTGTACGGCAGCACCTGTGCCGACATCGGAGAGACCGCCTTCCGTCACGGAATCCTCGTCCACCAACTTGCCGACGAGATCGGGGACGCGGGGCCTGCGGCAGAGGCTGCTGTGCCCGCTCCCGAGCCTGTCGGCGCAGTGCCTCCGGGTGACGCGGACGGGGGCCCGGCAGGAGACGACTCGACGGCCGGAGCCGAGGCCTCCACCCCGGCAGAGGCTGACCCCGTGCCCGCGCCCAAGAACCTCATTCCGCTCGCCACCACGGACCCGGTCACCGTCACGACTCCGATCGCCGCCGCCCAGCCGGTTCCTGCGGTGCCGTCCCCCTTGCCGCCCCCGATCTGCATCCGGCCTGCCCGTGGCCCCCTACGCCCCCTGCGCTACGAGCTGCGCCGCGCCACCGGTGTCGGCACCGGCTACCTCACCATGGCCGCTGTGCTCGCCGTCTCCGCGGTCCTGTGCGTCTTCCTCGCCAGGAGTGGTCACACGCCTCAGGCTCACCTACTGGCCGCCTGGCCCCAGGAACTCCCCTTGCCGCCCGCGGCGCTTGGCGCCGGACTGCTCGGCGCCCTCGCCTTCGGTGAGGAATTCCGTCATCCCGCCCTGGCTGCCGACCGGGGCACCGTCCCCCGCCGCTTGGGGCTGCTCAGCGCCAAGTTGATCGTCGCGGCCGCCACCGCGCTCCTGCTGTGCCTGCTCGTCATTGCCTCCGACGCCGCGCTCCTGCACCTGGTATACGGAGAAGAGGTCACCAGAGTTCCCGCCGACTGGGTCTCGTTGAGCGCGAGTTGGGTCGCCCTGGTTGCGGGATGCGCCTGGGCGGGGGTGCTCGCCGGCGGAGTCTTCCGGTCCACGACCGCCGGTCTCGCCGCGGTTCTCGCGGTGCCGATCCTCGTCGTACCGCTCGTACAAAAGGCCTTGGAGGGACCGTCTGTGCGATCGGCGGCGGGGCTTCCCGGGAGGTTGCGCGACCTCGCACTGGTGCAGTGGCCGTTCGGTGTCGAGCGATATCTGGCCGGCGGAGTCCGGATGGTCGCCCAACCTGTGGGTAGTGCGCTGATGTTGTCGGTGACCGCTCTGCTCTGCGCATATCTGCTCACAGGGATGCGCGGCAGGGCTCGATAA
- a CDS encoding NUDIX domain-containing protein has product MSPYDPSAFPPFAVTVDLVVLTVRRHALCALAVRRGESPFQGRWALPGGFVRDDEDLSAAAARELVEETGLCAHDPDSPAQANGAHLEQLATYGDPKRDPRMRVVSVAHLALAPDLPAPRAGGDANSARWAPVEALLNQGGYGREGEQAAPLAFDHTQILADGVERARSKIEYSSLATAFCPPEFTVGELRRVYEAVWGVVLDPRNFHRKVTGTPGFLVPTGGTTTRQGGRPAQLFRAGGATLLNPPMLRPEV; this is encoded by the coding sequence ATGTCGCCCTACGACCCGTCGGCCTTCCCGCCCTTTGCTGTCACTGTCGATCTGGTCGTGCTGACCGTGCGTCGCCATGCGCTCTGCGCGCTTGCGGTACGCCGGGGCGAGTCGCCGTTCCAAGGTCGTTGGGCGCTCCCCGGCGGTTTCGTGCGGGACGACGAGGACTTGTCGGCGGCCGCCGCGCGGGAGCTGGTCGAGGAGACGGGGCTGTGCGCCCACGATCCGGACTCTCCGGCGCAGGCGAACGGCGCGCACCTGGAGCAGCTCGCCACGTACGGCGATCCCAAGCGGGATCCTCGGATGCGGGTCGTCAGCGTCGCCCATCTCGCGCTCGCTCCCGACCTCCCCGCGCCGCGGGCCGGCGGTGATGCGAACAGTGCCCGCTGGGCGCCGGTCGAGGCACTGCTCAACCAGGGTGGGTACGGCCGTGAGGGCGAGCAGGCGGCGCCGCTCGCCTTCGACCACACGCAGATCCTGGCGGACGGCGTGGAGCGCGCCCGTTCGAAGATCGAGTACTCGTCGCTGGCGACGGCCTTCTGCCCGCCCGAGTTCACCGTCGGTGAGCTGCGACGGGTATACGAAGCCGTGTGGGGCGTCGTGCTCGATCCGCGCAACTTCCACCGCAAGGTGACCGGCACGCCGGGCTTCCTCGTCCCGACCGGCGGTACCACCACCCGCCAGGGCGGTCGCCCCGCCCAGCTCTTCCGCGCGGGCGGCGCGACCCTGCTCAACCCGCCGATGCTGCGCCCCGAGGTCTGA
- a CDS encoding glycogen debranching N-terminal domain-containing protein, translating to MPALAISTDQGQLTGRGLEGFYRAGRRLLSRCQLRVAGREPIAVQARMLSADCARFVATLRPSADGGPDPDVIVERTRYADGTERIILRSAAGRHLRLPVEVSLGTDLAELGAVASGNTGPELPASVHDSGMRWSSPPGTCVVSAHPGPADALASAGLLRWEVELPPGGTWSLELRVRPEGAGPVRAVGHGASRSLATARAAGDDPRARTLLDRSVEDLQALLLRDPEHPTDVHLAAGAPWRCGLAPAEALAAARMALPLGTRIAAGTLRMLARRQLVGKGPRAGMIPGPLRNAGPHLPPGCTGVEASLLFPVLLAEAWRWGLSAQETEELLPAAERCLRWLLAAADGGPLPDPYPGGPARCETQAHAHRAALLGADLLDAHGRPGGADLRHWAERLRGAFREDFWVEDRTGGRPAAACLADGRPVSHLTGGAAHLLDTGLLGSGVLAPGLLDKVRTEQLARLLGGPDMDSGWGLRSLGAKEAAYNPYGHRGGAVRVHETAVAVAGLAAAGYEKEASALLRGVLAAAEAFDCRLPEMYAGEQRTEGSAPLPHPASCRPAATAAAAGVLLLTALAGIRPDAPSGTVTLRPVRSAPLGELGLTALRVAGAPFSVRVSRLGLAMVEEAAEGLQLGV from the coding sequence ATGCCCGCTCTTGCGATCTCCACGGACCAGGGGCAGTTGACCGGCCGGGGACTCGAGGGGTTCTACCGCGCGGGGCGCAGGCTGCTGTCCCGCTGCCAGCTACGCGTGGCGGGGCGCGAGCCGATCGCCGTGCAGGCGCGGATGCTCTCGGCCGACTGCGCTCGCTTCGTGGCGACGCTGCGGCCCTCCGCGGACGGTGGCCCGGATCCGGACGTGATCGTCGAGCGGACCCGGTACGCGGACGGCACGGAGCGGATCATCCTGCGCAGTGCCGCCGGCCGGCACCTGCGGCTCCCCGTGGAGGTGTCGCTCGGCACGGACCTGGCAGAGCTCGGAGCGGTCGCTTCCGGCAATACAGGTCCCGAACTGCCCGCCAGTGTGCACGACTCCGGGATGCGCTGGTCCTCGCCGCCGGGCACCTGTGTGGTCAGCGCACACCCGGGGCCCGCGGACGCGCTGGCCTCCGCGGGGCTGCTGCGCTGGGAGGTGGAGCTGCCGCCGGGCGGCACCTGGAGCCTGGAGCTCCGGGTACGGCCGGAGGGCGCGGGCCCGGTGCGGGCGGTCGGGCACGGGGCTTCGCGCTCCCTCGCCACGGCGCGGGCCGCGGGCGACGACCCCAGGGCCCGGACCCTGCTGGACCGATCCGTGGAGGATCTCCAGGCGTTGCTGCTGCGGGACCCCGAGCACCCGACCGACGTCCACCTGGCGGCGGGGGCGCCATGGCGCTGCGGCCTCGCGCCGGCCGAGGCGCTCGCGGCCGCCCGCATGGCCTTGCCGCTCGGCACCCGGATCGCCGCGGGGACGCTGCGTATGCTCGCCCGCCGTCAACTCGTGGGCAAGGGGCCCAGGGCGGGCATGATCCCCGGGCCGCTGCGGAACGCGGGGCCGCATCTGCCGCCCGGGTGCACGGGAGTCGAGGCGTCGCTGCTCTTTCCGGTGCTGTTGGCGGAGGCATGGCGTTGGGGGCTGTCGGCTCAGGAGACGGAGGAGTTGCTGCCTGCGGCCGAGCGTTGCCTGCGGTGGCTGCTTGCCGCGGCGGACGGAGGGCCCCTGCCGGACCCGTATCCGGGTGGGCCCGCGCGCTGCGAGACCCAGGCCCATGCCCACCGGGCCGCGCTGCTCGGCGCCGACCTGCTCGACGCGCACGGCCGTCCGGGAGGTGCGGACCTGCGGCACTGGGCGGAGCGGCTGCGGGGCGCGTTCCGGGAGGACTTCTGGGTGGAGGACCGGACGGGTGGGCGGCCGGCCGCGGCCTGCCTGGCCGACGGCCGTCCCGTGTCCCACCTCACCGGTGGAGCCGCGCACCTCCTCGACACGGGGTTGCTCGGGTCGGGCGTACTCGCGCCGGGACTGCTGGACAAGGTGCGGACCGAGCAGCTCGCCCGGCTCCTGGGCGGGCCCGACATGGACTCGGGATGGGGGCTGCGGAGCCTGGGCGCCAAGGAAGCCGCGTACAACCCTTACGGCCATCGTGGCGGGGCGGTGCGTGTCCATGAGACGGCGGTCGCCGTCGCGGGTCTGGCCGCCGCGGGCTACGAGAAGGAGGCGAGCGCGCTGCTGCGAGGGGTGCTGGCGGCGGCCGAGGCGTTCGACTGCCGGCTGCCTGAGATGTACGCGGGGGAGCAGCGCACGGAGGGCAGTGCTCCGTTGCCGCATCCCGCTTCCTGCCGCCCGGCGGCCACCGCCGCGGCTGCCGGGGTGCTGCTGCTCACGGCGCTCGCCGGGATCCGGCCCGACGCCCCGTCGGGCACGGTGACGTTGCGTCCCGTTCGCAGCGCGCCCCTGGGGGAGCTTGGGCTGACGGCGCTGCGCGTCGCGGGCGCCCCGTTCTCCGTGCGCGTCAGCAGGCTCGGCCTCGCCATGGTCGAGGAGGCTGCCGAAGGACTGCAGCTGGGGGTGTGA
- a CDS encoding DUF4192 domain-containing protein encodes MANHSEQNDTNSTNDSTDSIGPADSIRPADSAGSIDPADSTGSANPINPIEPTGSIDETTVTLRTPAELADALPYLLGFRPEESVVLIALHGERGRFGGRVRLGIPGREEDWPPVAQQLAQCLVGGCERRGARPDGIVAFLCVEPVGAESGRQVMERLRPLAQVLRTACGSLDVPVFEVVCISAGTFWTYCCPNKQCCPPEGVPLLRPGTSVLAAATAYAGLQVGVTPREMRARLAPWESVAAADQEAALDAAGMAIVHRILEEDGHAEVAADTLDLARRIMARIVAAPSVADRLEADLQDDELLAHDEAAALILGLQDRTTRDRAAEWMEGDSASSALRLWRALARRCVGAYGEHAAAPLALAGWVAWSLGDTAEGQEALDMALCADPSYTFAQLLHHACTGDLDPEPIRRCLRRERTDRDAKGVQTELPLSAEPSNATDEPVGAAPRRRRPARPKGGTGSRAADRPSTGPQNRRRTIRRAARNDT; translated from the coding sequence ATGGCGAACCACAGCGAACAAAACGACACGAACAGCACGAACGACTCGACTGACTCCATCGGCCCGGCAGACTCCATTCGCCCGGCCGACTCAGCAGGCTCCATCGACCCGGCCGATTCAACTGGCTCCGCCAATCCGATCAATCCCATCGAGCCCACCGGCTCCATCGACGAGACGACGGTCACCTTGCGCACCCCCGCCGAACTCGCGGATGCCCTGCCGTACTTGCTCGGGTTCCGGCCCGAGGAGAGCGTCGTCCTCATTGCTCTGCACGGCGAGCGGGGGCGGTTCGGTGGGCGGGTGCGCCTCGGTATTCCCGGGCGCGAGGAGGACTGGCCGCCCGTCGCGCAGCAGCTCGCCCAGTGCCTGGTGGGCGGTTGTGAGCGGCGCGGGGCCCGGCCCGACGGCATTGTCGCCTTCCTGTGCGTGGAACCCGTGGGCGCCGAATCGGGCCGGCAGGTCATGGAGCGCCTCCGACCGCTGGCGCAGGTGCTCCGCACCGCCTGCGGAAGCCTCGACGTCCCCGTGTTCGAGGTCGTGTGCATCTCGGCGGGCACCTTCTGGACCTACTGCTGTCCGAACAAGCAGTGCTGCCCGCCGGAGGGTGTGCCACTGCTGCGGCCCGGCACTTCGGTCCTGGCCGCGGCCACGGCCTACGCAGGCCTCCAGGTGGGCGTCACTCCAAGGGAAATGAGGGCGCGGCTCGCCCCATGGGAATCCGTCGCCGCGGCGGACCAGGAGGCCGCGCTCGACGCGGCCGGCATGGCGATCGTGCATCGCATCCTGGAAGAGGACGGGCACGCGGAGGTCGCCGCTGACACGCTTGACCTGGCCCGAAGGATCATGGCGCGCATCGTCGCCGCGCCGTCGGTCGCCGACAGGCTGGAGGCGGACCTCCAGGACGACGAGCTCCTCGCGCACGACGAGGCCGCGGCGCTGATCCTCGGTCTCCAGGACCGTACGACGCGTGATCGGGCCGCGGAGTGGATGGAAGGGGACTCCGCGTCATCGGCGCTTCGTCTCTGGAGGGCCCTGGCCCGTCGCTGCGTCGGTGCCTACGGGGAGCATGCCGCGGCACCACTGGCGCTCGCGGGCTGGGTCGCGTGGTCCCTCGGTGACACCGCGGAGGGCCAGGAGGCCTTGGACATGGCGCTGTGTGCCGATCCGAGTTACACCTTCGCGCAACTCCTGCACCATGCCTGCACCGGAGATCTGGACCCCGAGCCGATCCGCCGCTGCTTGCGCAGGGAGCGAACCGACCGTGACGCGAAGGGGGTTCAGACCGAGCTGCCCCTCTCCGCGGAGCCCTCGAACGCCACGGATGAGCCGGTGGGTGCCGCTCCGCGACGCCGCCGCCCAGCACGCCCGAAGGGTGGCACCGGCTCACGGGCCGCCGACAGGCCGAGCACGGGTCCGCAGAACCGCCGTCGCACCATCCGGCGCGCAGCGAGGAACGACACGTGA
- a CDS encoding RecQ family ATP-dependent DNA helicase, with product MSNEDLRTAADAVLARLVGGPAPTSGEVPPSDGPRLREDQWRAIEALVADKRRALVVQRTGWGKSAVYFVATALLRERGSGPTVIVSPLLALMRNQVESAARAGIRARTINSSNTEEWETIQAEVASGDVDVLLVSPERLNNPDFRDQVLPKLAAATGLLVVDEAHCISDWGHDFRPDYRRLRTMLADLPPGVPVLATTATANARVTADVAEQLGTGGTSDALVLRGPLDRESLSLSVLQLPDAAHRLAWLADHLDELPGSGIIYTLTVAAAEEITAFLRQCGHTVTSYTGKTENADRQQAEEDLLANRVKALVATSALGMGFDKPDLGFVVHLGSPSSPIAYYQQVGRAGRGVDHAEVLLLPGKEDEAIWNYFASLAFPPEEQVRRTLDVLAQAGRPLSLPALEPLVELRRSRLETMLKVLDVDGAVRRVKGGWTSTGMPWAYDAERYAWVAKQRQTEQQAMREYAATPGCRMEFLRRQLDDEAATPCGRCDNCAGARFTDAVSSGALDTARGELVRAGVDVEPRRMWPTGLAAVGVDLKGRIPVGEQASQGRALGRLSDIGWGNRLRPMLAPQSPDGPVPDDVAKAVVGVLADWAKGPGGWASGSADAQPRPAGVVTMSSHTRPQLIQSLGARIAEIGRLPLLGSIEYAAGADTAHAPRSNSAQRLRALDGTLTVSSELAAALQEAGGPVLLVDDLTDSGWTLAVAARMLRRAGAKGVLPLVLAVQG from the coding sequence ATGAGCAACGAAGATCTACGCACGGCGGCCGATGCCGTACTCGCCCGCCTCGTCGGCGGCCCCGCGCCCACAAGCGGTGAGGTGCCCCCGTCGGACGGTCCACGACTGCGTGAGGACCAGTGGCGAGCGATCGAAGCGCTCGTCGCCGACAAGCGACGCGCCCTGGTCGTGCAGCGCACGGGCTGGGGAAAGTCCGCCGTGTACTTCGTCGCGACCGCACTGCTGCGGGAGCGGGGCAGCGGCCCCACCGTGATCGTCTCCCCGCTGCTCGCGCTCATGCGCAACCAGGTGGAGTCGGCCGCCCGGGCCGGGATCCGCGCCCGCACGATCAACTCCTCCAACACGGAGGAGTGGGAGACCATCCAGGCCGAGGTGGCCTCCGGCGACGTGGACGTCCTCCTCGTCAGCCCGGAGCGCCTGAACAATCCGGACTTCCGCGATCAGGTCCTGCCCAAGCTCGCCGCCGCGACCGGCCTGCTCGTGGTCGACGAAGCGCACTGCATCTCGGACTGGGGCCATGACTTCCGGCCCGACTACCGACGGTTGCGCACGATGCTCGCCGACCTGCCGCCGGGCGTCCCCGTCCTGGCCACCACCGCGACCGCCAACGCACGTGTGACAGCCGACGTGGCCGAGCAGCTGGGCACCGGCGGCACCTCGGACGCGCTCGTGCTGCGCGGCCCCCTCGACCGGGAGAGCCTGAGCCTGAGCGTTCTGCAACTTCCCGACGCGGCACACCGGTTGGCCTGGCTGGCCGACCACCTGGACGAGCTGCCGGGCTCGGGGATCATCTATACGCTCACGGTCGCCGCCGCCGAGGAGATCACCGCCTTCCTGCGGCAGTGCGGCCACACCGTCACCTCGTACACCGGAAAGACGGAGAACGCGGACCGCCAGCAGGCCGAGGAGGATCTGCTCGCCAACCGCGTGAAGGCCCTGGTCGCCACCTCCGCCCTGGGGATGGGCTTCGACAAGCCCGACCTCGGCTTCGTGGTGCATCTCGGCTCTCCCTCCTCCCCGATCGCCTACTACCAGCAGGTCGGCCGCGCGGGCCGCGGTGTCGACCACGCGGAGGTGCTGCTCCTGCCGGGCAAGGAGGACGAGGCGATCTGGAACTACTTCGCCTCCCTCGCCTTCCCGCCCGAGGAGCAGGTCAGGCGCACGCTGGACGTGCTGGCGCAGGCGGGCAGGCCCCTGTCACTGCCCGCCTTGGAGCCGTTGGTCGAGCTGCGCCGGTCACGCCTCGAGACGATGCTCAAGGTCCTCGACGTGGACGGCGCGGTCCGGCGCGTCAAGGGCGGCTGGACCTCCACGGGGATGCCCTGGGCGTACGACGCCGAGCGCTATGCCTGGGTCGCCAAGCAGCGGCAGACGGAACAGCAGGCGATGCGTGAATACGCCGCGACTCCCGGCTGCCGGATGGAGTTCCTGCGGCGGCAGCTGGACGACGAGGCCGCCACCCCCTGTGGCCGCTGCGACAACTGCGCGGGAGCACGCTTCACCGACGCCGTGTCCTCCGGAGCGCTCGACACGGCGCGGGGCGAACTGGTCCGCGCGGGCGTGGACGTGGAACCCCGGAGGATGTGGCCGACCGGGCTCGCCGCGGTCGGCGTCGACCTCAAGGGACGTATCCCCGTGGGGGAACAGGCTTCCCAGGGCCGGGCCCTTGGACGGCTTTCGGACATCGGGTGGGGCAACCGGCTCCGGCCGATGCTCGCCCCGCAGTCCCCTGACGGGCCCGTGCCCGACGACGTGGCGAAGGCCGTGGTCGGCGTCCTCGCCGACTGGGCGAAGGGCCCCGGCGGCTGGGCCTCGGGCAGCGCCGACGCCCAGCCACGGCCGGCAGGCGTCGTGACCATGTCCTCCCACACCAGGCCCCAGCTGATCCAGTCGCTGGGTGCCCGCATCGCGGAGATCGGCCGCCTTCCACTCCTCGGCTCCATCGAGTACGCCGCCGGGGCCGACACGGCACATGCGCCGAGGAGCAACAGCGCTCAGCGCCTGCGCGCCCTGGACGGGACACTCACCGTGTCCTCTGAGCTCGCCGCGGCGCTCCAGGAAGCGGGCGGCCCCGTACTTCTCGTCGACGATCTGACGGACAGCGGCTGGACCCTGGCGGTGGCCGCGCGCATGCTCCGCCGTGCCGGAGCCAAGGGGGTGTTGCCGCTGGTCCTGGCCGTGCAAGGCTGA